A genome region from Purpureocillium takamizusanense chromosome 8, complete sequence includes the following:
- a CDS encoding uncharacterized protein (BUSCO:EOG09263DQH~COG:M~EggNog:ENOG503NUW7) translates to MAEDTKPPTAQLQSNTQDVLDHARSTPEFQNATHEANKRRVAQTMADQMSMPMSVSEIHVLGAKNIRRGFLDPIFSPLLADSPSSAKTVGDVLSKLQTASAKLSGLQILREPPEVYLSQSSQVDPSTGPSDVNVSVRLRELPRFKLQTGTDVGNGEGSAYGSLLWRNMFGGAEMLTLNAKAGTRTRSAYSANLSAPVLSDPDMRISLEGLASAAEKPWASHEEVVKGGSLRFSWLNSLRDSHSIEYSGAWRQVTGLSQGASPTVRQDAGDTLKSAIKHTFYRERRDNPQLPQDGYMLRSMLEVAGFGPLGGDVAFSKGELEMSGAMPISLPGSNERTGISIGAGVRTGLLWPLPLGYNLAGKALPSRINDRFLLGGPTDVRGFKLGGLGPHDGQDSVGGDLFAAGSVNVLLPLPYKGPDSGLRFQVFANAGRLVALQDSEKTKNLDLVGMSPGVVGGGMFRAFKDLVNAAPTMAAGVGLVYAHPVARFELNFSLPLVLRRGEIGTKGLQLGVGINFL, encoded by the exons ATGGCGGAAGACACGAAACCACCCACGGCGCAA CTCCAGTCCAATACGCAAGATGTTCTGGACCATGCAAGGTCGACGCCCGAGTTCCAGAATGCAACACACGAGGCAAACAAACGCAGGGTTGCGCAGACG ATGGCGGACCAGATGTCCATGCCCATGTCAGTCAGCGAGATTCACGTCCTAGGCGCAAAGAACATCCGACGCGGATTTCTCGACCCGATATTCAGTCCGTTACTCGCAGATAGCCCGAGCTCTGCAAAAACTGTTGGAGATGTACTTTCCAAACTGCAaaccgccagcgccaaaCTTTCCGGGTTGC AAATCCTGCGTGAGCCTCCTGAAGTATATCTCTCTCAATCTAGCCAGGTCGATCCGTCGACAGGCCCGTCTGACGTCAATGTCTCCGTCCGCCTCCGAGAGCTGCCCCGATTCAAGCTACAAACCGGTACGGACGTGGGAAACGGTGAAGGTTCCGCATACGGATCGCTATTATGGCGCAACATGTTCGGTGGCGCAGAAATGCTCACGTTGAATGCCAAAGCTGGCACACGCACGAGGTCAGCCTACAGTGCCAATCTTAGCGCACCCGTATTGAGTGACCCGGATATGCGCATCTCGCTGGAAGGACTAGCCTCTGCGGCCGAGAAGCCTTGGGCGTCCCACGAGGAAGTCGTCAAGGGAGGCTCACTACGTTTCTCCTGGCTGAACAGTCTGAGAGATTCGCATTCGATTGAATACTCTGGGGCCTGGCGGCAAGTCACGGGCTTGTCACAAGGCGCCAGCCCTACGGTCCGACAGGACGCTGGCGACACACTGAAAAGTGCGATTAAGCACACATTCTACAGAGAACGGCGCGACAATCCACAGCTCCCACAAGATGGATATATGCTGCGGTCCATGCTGGAGGTCGCAGGCTTTGGCCCATTAGGGGGAGACGTTGCGTTCTCCAAGGGCGAACTGGAAATGAGTGGCGCAATGCCGATCTCCTTGCCTGGATCAAACGAGCGTACCGGCATTTCCATTGGCGCCGGTGTCAGAACCGGATTGCTTTGGCCTTTGCCTCTAGGGTACAACTTGGCTGGCAAGGCGCTTCCAAGTCGAATCAATGATCGCTTCTTGCTCGGCGGGCCAACAGACGTCCGTGGATTCAAGCTCGGCGGTCTGGGACCTCATGACGGCCAAGACTCTGTTGGCGGAGACCTGTTCGCTGCAGGAAGCGTGAACGTGCTTCTCCCGCTGCCATACAAGGGACCGGATTCCGGCCTACGATTCCAAGTCTTTGCCAATGCTGGTCGCTTGGTTGCCCTCCAAGACTCGGAAAAAACCAAGAATTTGGACTTGGTGGGCATGAGCCCCGGCGTCGTGGGTGGAGGCATGTTTCGCGCTTTCAAGGACCTCGTGAATGCCGCTCCTACCATGGCAGCGGGCGTGGGACTTGTCTATGCACACCCGGTGGCAAGGTTTGAATTGAATTTCAGCCTCCCACTGGTGCTCAGAAGAGGCGAGATCGGAACTAAAGGACTTCAACTGGGGGTAGGAATCAACTTCTTGTAA
- a CDS encoding uncharacterized protein (BUSCO:EOG09263DQH~COG:M~EggNog:ENOG503NUW7): protein MADQMSMPMSVSEIHVLGAKNIRRGFLDPIFSPLLADSPSSAKTVGDVLSKLQTASAKLSGLQILREPPEVYLSQSSQVDPSTGPSDVNVSVRLRELPRFKLQTGTDVGNGEGSAYGSLLWRNMFGGAEMLTLNAKAGTRTRSAYSANLSAPVLSDPDMRISLEGLASAAEKPWASHEEVVKGGSLRFSWLNSLRDSHSIEYSGAWRQVTGLSQGASPTVRQDAGDTLKSAIKHTFYRERRDNPQLPQDGYMLRSMLEVAGFGPLGGDVAFSKGELEMSGAMPISLPGSNERTGISIGAGVRTGLLWPLPLGYNLAGKALPSRINDRFLLGGPTDVRGFKLGGLGPHDGQDSVGGDLFAAGSVNVLLPLPYKGPDSGLRFQVFANAGRLVALQDSEKTKNLDLVGMSPGVVGGGMFRAFKDLVNAAPTMAAGVGLVYAHPVARFELNFSLPLVLRRGEIGTKGLQLGVGINFL, encoded by the exons ATGGCGGACCAGATGTCCATGCCCATGTCAGTCAGCGAGATTCACGTCCTAGGCGCAAAGAACATCCGACGCGGATTTCTCGACCCGATATTCAGTCCGTTACTCGCAGATAGCCCGAGCTCTGCAAAAACTGTTGGAGATGTACTTTCCAAACTGCAaaccgccagcgccaaaCTTTCCGGGTTGC AAATCCTGCGTGAGCCTCCTGAAGTATATCTCTCTCAATCTAGCCAGGTCGATCCGTCGACAGGCCCGTCTGACGTCAATGTCTCCGTCCGCCTCCGAGAGCTGCCCCGATTCAAGCTACAAACCGGTACGGACGTGGGAAACGGTGAAGGTTCCGCATACGGATCGCTATTATGGCGCAACATGTTCGGTGGCGCAGAAATGCTCACGTTGAATGCCAAAGCTGGCACACGCACGAGGTCAGCCTACAGTGCCAATCTTAGCGCACCCGTATTGAGTGACCCGGATATGCGCATCTCGCTGGAAGGACTAGCCTCTGCGGCCGAGAAGCCTTGGGCGTCCCACGAGGAAGTCGTCAAGGGAGGCTCACTACGTTTCTCCTGGCTGAACAGTCTGAGAGATTCGCATTCGATTGAATACTCTGGGGCCTGGCGGCAAGTCACGGGCTTGTCACAAGGCGCCAGCCCTACGGTCCGACAGGACGCTGGCGACACACTGAAAAGTGCGATTAAGCACACATTCTACAGAGAACGGCGCGACAATCCACAGCTCCCACAAGATGGATATATGCTGCGGTCCATGCTGGAGGTCGCAGGCTTTGGCCCATTAGGGGGAGACGTTGCGTTCTCCAAGGGCGAACTGGAAATGAGTGGCGCAATGCCGATCTCCTTGCCTGGATCAAACGAGCGTACCGGCATTTCCATTGGCGCCGGTGTCAGAACCGGATTGCTTTGGCCTTTGCCTCTAGGGTACAACTTGGCTGGCAAGGCGCTTCCAAGTCGAATCAATGATCGCTTCTTGCTCGGCGGGCCAACAGACGTCCGTGGATTCAAGCTCGGCGGTCTGGGACCTCATGACGGCCAAGACTCTGTTGGCGGAGACCTGTTCGCTGCAGGAAGCGTGAACGTGCTTCTCCCGCTGCCATACAAGGGACCGGATTCCGGCCTACGATTCCAAGTCTTTGCCAATGCTGGTCGCTTGGTTGCCCTCCAAGACTCGGAAAAAACCAAGAATTTGGACTTGGTGGGCATGAGCCCCGGCGTCGTGGGTGGAGGCATGTTTCGCGCTTTCAAGGACCTCGTGAATGCCGCTCCTACCATGGCAGCGGGCGTGGGACTTGTCTATGCACACCCGGTGGCAAGGTTTGAATTGAATTTCAGCCTCCCACTGGTGCTCAGAAGAGGCGAGATCGGAACTAAAGGACTTCAACTGGGGGTAGGAATCAACTTCTTGTAA
- the UBC6 gene encoding E2 ubiquitin-conjugating enzyme (COG:O~TransMembrane:1 (i242-259o)~EggNog:ENOG503NVE0), translating into MATKAAQKRLTREYKTISENPPPYITAHPSESNILEWHYIITGPEDTPYHGGQYWGTLIFPPNYPFAPPAIRMHTPSGRFQPSTRLCLSISDFHPKSFNPAWEVSTILIGLLSFMTSDEMTTGSVSTSTAERRYLASKSRWWNSTGGGSHVKNPAQKGNVKAGDGGAKFRAEWPEMDAENWEWIKKSKLDPATGTRLDGDNGASCGPQLGIAGSSGNQAQAVVDAVVQQRDAGRGWVYRNKLLVAGGLVFIYVLISRLVHGEGLA; encoded by the exons ATGGCAACAAAGGCAGCGCAGAAGCGT TTGACCCGCGAATACAAGACAATCTCCGAGAATCCGCCACCGTACATCACTGCGCATCCGTCCGAGTCCAACATCCTCGA GTGGCATTATATCATTACCGGCCCGGAGGACACCCCTTACCACGGCGGACAGTACTGGGGCACACTCATATTCCCTCCCAACTATCCGTTTGCACCACCCGCTATTCGTATGCACACCCCATCGGGTCGTTTCCAGCCTTCGACGCGACTATGTCTTTCTATCTCGGATTTCCACCCCAAGTCTTTCAACCCTGCTTGGGAGGTCTCGACCATCCTCATTGGCCTCCTATCCTTCATGACGAGCGATGAGATGACGACGGGTTCTGTGTCCACAAGCACCGCCGAGCGAAGATATCTTGCGTCCAAATCGAGGTGGTGGAACTCCACTGGCGGTGGCTCTCATGTCAAGAATCCCGCACAGAAGGGTAACGTAAAGGCGGGTGACGGAGGTGCCAAGTTTCGGGCTGAGTGGCCAGAAATGGACGCCGAAAATTGGGAGTGGATCAAGAAGAGCAAGTTGGATCCTGCCACGGGCACCCGCTTAGATGGAGACAATGGCGCGTCATGCGGCCCTCAGCTGGGCATTGCTGGTTCAAGCGGAAACCAAGCCCAAGCCGTCGTGGATGCTGTCGTACAACAACGGGATGCAGGCCGCGGTTGGGTATACCGAAACAAATTGCTAGTTGCAGGAGGCCTCGTGTTTATTTACGTCCTGATCTCACGGCTCGTCCATGGAGAGGGTCTTGCATAA
- a CDS encoding uncharacterized protein (BUSCO:EOG09263DQH~COG:M~EggNog:ENOG503NUW7) yields the protein MYFPNCKPPAPNFPGCVGPNHSNTHDSQLTDAEILREPPEVYLSQSSQVDPSTGPSDVNVSVRLRELPRFKLQTGTDVGNGEGSAYGSLLWRNMFGGAEMLTLNAKAGTRTRSAYSANLSAPVLSDPDMRISLEGLASAAEKPWASHEEVVKGGSLRFSWLNSLRDSHSIEYSGAWRQVTGLSQGASPTVRQDAGDTLKSAIKHTFYRERRDNPQLPQDGYMLRSMLEVAGFGPLGGDVAFSKGELEMSGAMPISLPGSNERTGISIGAGVRTGLLWPLPLGYNLAGKALPSRINDRFLLGGPTDVRGFKLGGLGPHDGQDSVGGDLFAAGSVNVLLPLPYKGPDSGLRFQVFANAGRLVALQDSEKTKNLDLVGMSPGVVGGGMFRAFKDLVNAAPTMAAGVGLVYAHPVARFELNFSLPLVLRRGEIGTKGLQLGVGINFL from the coding sequence ATGTACTTTCCAAACTGCAaaccgccagcgccaaaCTTTCCGGGTTGCGTAGGTCCCAATCACTCGAACACCCATGATTCGCAGCTGACCGATGCAGAAATCCTGCGTGAGCCTCCTGAAGTATATCTCTCTCAATCTAGCCAGGTCGATCCGTCGACAGGCCCGTCTGACGTCAATGTCTCCGTCCGCCTCCGAGAGCTGCCCCGATTCAAGCTACAAACCGGTACGGACGTGGGAAACGGTGAAGGTTCCGCATACGGATCGCTATTATGGCGCAACATGTTCGGTGGCGCAGAAATGCTCACGTTGAATGCCAAAGCTGGCACACGCACGAGGTCAGCCTACAGTGCCAATCTTAGCGCACCCGTATTGAGTGACCCGGATATGCGCATCTCGCTGGAAGGACTAGCCTCTGCGGCCGAGAAGCCTTGGGCGTCCCACGAGGAAGTCGTCAAGGGAGGCTCACTACGTTTCTCCTGGCTGAACAGTCTGAGAGATTCGCATTCGATTGAATACTCTGGGGCCTGGCGGCAAGTCACGGGCTTGTCACAAGGCGCCAGCCCTACGGTCCGACAGGACGCTGGCGACACACTGAAAAGTGCGATTAAGCACACATTCTACAGAGAACGGCGCGACAATCCACAGCTCCCACAAGATGGATATATGCTGCGGTCCATGCTGGAGGTCGCAGGCTTTGGCCCATTAGGGGGAGACGTTGCGTTCTCCAAGGGCGAACTGGAAATGAGTGGCGCAATGCCGATCTCCTTGCCTGGATCAAACGAGCGTACCGGCATTTCCATTGGCGCCGGTGTCAGAACCGGATTGCTTTGGCCTTTGCCTCTAGGGTACAACTTGGCTGGCAAGGCGCTTCCAAGTCGAATCAATGATCGCTTCTTGCTCGGCGGGCCAACAGACGTCCGTGGATTCAAGCTCGGCGGTCTGGGACCTCATGACGGCCAAGACTCTGTTGGCGGAGACCTGTTCGCTGCAGGAAGCGTGAACGTGCTTCTCCCGCTGCCATACAAGGGACCGGATTCCGGCCTACGATTCCAAGTCTTTGCCAATGCTGGTCGCTTGGTTGCCCTCCAAGACTCGGAAAAAACCAAGAATTTGGACTTGGTGGGCATGAGCCCCGGCGTCGTGGGTGGAGGCATGTTTCGCGCTTTCAAGGACCTCGTGAATGCCGCTCCTACCATGGCAGCGGGCGTGGGACTTGTCTATGCACACCCGGTGGCAAGGTTTGAATTGAATTTCAGCCTCCCACTGGTGCTCAGAAGAGGCGAGATCGGAACTAAAGGACTTCAACTGGGGGTAGGAATCAACTTCTTGTAA
- a CDS encoding uncharacterized protein (EggNog:ENOG503NZT4): MAPPNGSSKPRKAGVPKQPAKPVVPALPLPYVKRQAATAAAAAAASKTASPRRMAADAEDPRRDPGGAQVKAANQSSSLGTQQRDDDSSPGNMGETGINGVVSHAVESDGHEQMVASAVAVPASVSQPKSESAHDSAEAQAASGPIPLPNPDRRSETAVASRAASANSGHTPKPVAQYDVHLTKSRPPQTVSPTRYQMPPPFQPGNRPMGAMVNGDAPRGPCPHPPSGTHHMHQPHPSNGSIHFGAFHGSQHSSPAPPHSAGIAPPPGMTGPDGHPGFLGPASNGFPPMLPYAGDLMQPANFDNYGRPAMTYGHIDQYHPYGTSFAPSTPHSFRDSQSSGHPDESGIYGNQFPPGNLRNGVVMPGDDMRSQTPQTRMFGPPDYRMMHDAGHPSMMPHGDHADGLVGYLQQQFASPELADCTLELRYADDRARPVRIPGHRMIFARSRQLSELLRGQVSQPDAPETTSQTLLLESGNKWIRSDAFYMAVQRLYGLPLLPMPPPRGLDSAEMTEAGSASERFEFALSYAAAGSLLDWVPVLRRGCEVATQLLMWQTMEKGLEFALDGHTDNGTRESYKYGDGSRALLNAVVTYIVHNLPPSFNLDAAADPPEGYALFPAHPLFSLSPTAGKADQMPTPPIARGSSVQLVKGRRSQQITNIQFGDLALSDGQVEPDSETPKATRQAQPVSHAILSRVMLNLPFSQLKMILESSGSGNVNGWATSETRYRVIKRVVEEREMRRLRAVDAIVNGQIADSDAIRVGLRNPIPQDLGRWTALGWQEELLPFGNPDGPSLGRKWVPLMDAQPLPAAEYP, encoded by the exons atggcgccgccgaacgGCTCCTCCAAGCCTCGCAAGGCTGGGGTCCCCAAGCAGCCGGCCAAGCCTGTcgtgcctgccctgccgctgccctaCGTCAAGCGTCAGGCCGCGacggctgcagctgccgcggcagcgtCCAAGACGGCTTCCCCACGACGGATGGCTGCCGACGCAGAGGACCCAAGGCGGGATCCCGGCGGAGCCCAGGTGAAAGCGGCCAACCAATCCTCAAGTCTGGGAACGCAGCAGCGTGACGATGATTCATCACCGGGCAATATGGGGGAGACTGGGATCAATGGCGTCGTGAGCCATGCCGTGGAGTCAGACGGCCACGAACAGATGG TTGCTTCTGCCGTAGCAGTTCCTGCTTCAGTCAGTCAACCAAAATCCGAGTCTGCTCACGACtccgccgaggcgcaggcggctAGCGGTCCGATCCCGCTGCCCAACCCTGATCGCCGCTCCGAGACAGCTGTCGCCTCGAGGGCTGCGTCTGCGAACAGTGGACACACGCCAAAGCCAG TCGCGCAGTACGACGTCCACTTGACCAAGTCTCGACCTCCCCAAACCGTTTCGCCGACCCGATACCAGATGCCCCCTCCCTTCCAGCCTGGTAATCGTCCGATGGGTGCCATGGTGAATGGAGAtgcgcctcgaggcccttgccCACACCCGCCGAGCGGGACGCACCATATGCACCAACCGCACCCCAGCAATGGGAGCATCCATTTTGGAGCCTTCCATGGCTCTCAACACTCttctcccgcgccgcctcacTCTGCTGGAATAGCACCACCCCCCGGTATGACTGGTCCAGATGGCCACCCCGGATTCTTGGGGCCTGCGAGCAATGGGTTCCCACCAATGCTGCCGTACGCCGGAGACTTGATGCAGCCTGCCAATTTTGACAACTATGGCCGTCCAGCCATGACTTATGGACATATTGACCAGTATCATCCATACGGAACCAGCTTTGCCCCCTCGACACCCCACAGTTTCCGTGACTCGCAATCTTCCGGACACCCTGACGAGAGCGGCATCTATGGGAACCAATTCCCACCAGGAAACCTCCGCAATGGTGTTGTCATGCCTGGTGATGACATGCGCTCCCAGACCCCGCAAACGCGAATGTTCGGACCTCCTGACTACCGCATGATGCACGATGCTGGTCACCCGTCTATGATGCCTCATGGCGATCATGCTGATGGCCTGGTCGGATACTTGCAACAACAGTTTGCTTCCCCAGAGCTCGCCGACTGCACGCTAGAGCTCCGGTACGCGGACGACAGGGCAAGACCAGTCAGAATCCCTGGGCATCGAATGATATTTGCCAGAAGCCGTCAGCTTTCTGAATTGCTTCGCGGTCAAGTTTCCCAGCCAGACGCTCCGGAGACCACCTCGCAGACCTTGCTCCTCGAAAGTGGCAACAAGTGGATTCGCTCTGATGCCTTCTATATGGCAGTTCAGAGACTCTATGgtctgccgctgctgccgatgCCCCCCCCTCGAGGTCTCGACTCTGCTGAGATGACCGAGGCCGGTTCCGCCTCCGAACGATTCGAATTTGCCCTCTCATACGCTGCCGCAGGCAGCCTTTTGGACTGGGTCCCTGTTCTCAGGCGAGGTTGCGAGGTCGCAACCCAGTTACTGATGTGGCAAACCATGGAGAAGGGGCTTGAATTCGCGCTCGACGGTCACACTGATAATGGCACTCGCGAATCGTACAAGTACGGTGATGGATCGCGGGCTTTGTTGAACGCAGTGGTCACGTACATTGTTCACAACCTACCGCCCAGCTTCAACCTCGATGCCGCGGCAGACCCACCAGAAGGCTACGCTCTTTTCCCGGCGCACCCGCTTTTCTCACTCTCCCCGACAGCGGGCAAGGCAGACCAAATGCCGACGCCTCCTATTGCACGAGGCTCGTCCGTGCAGCTCGTCAAGGGACGACGCTCACAGCAGATCACAAACATCCAATTCGGTGACCTGGCGCTATCGGACGGTCAGGTCGAGCCTGATTCTGAGACGCCAAAGGCAACGCGGCAGGCTCAACCCGTATCGCATGCTATTCTATCCCGCGTCATGCTCAACCTGCCTTTTTCGCAGCTCAAGATGATACTCGAATCGTCCGGGTCTGGAAACGTCAATGGTTGGGCGACCAGCGAGACTCGGTATCGGGTCATCAAGCGCGTCGTTGAGGAACGTGAAATGCGTCGCCTTCGCGCTGTTGACGCAATTGTGAACGGGCAGATCGCGGACTCCGACGCGATCCGTGTGGGTCTCCGCAACCCAATTCCGCAAGATCTCGGCAGATGGACAGCTCTGGGATGGCAGGAAGAGCTGCTACCCTTTGGCAACCCCGATGGCCCTTCCCTGGGACGGAAATGGGTTCCTCTGATGGATGCTCAACCTTTGCCAGCTGCCGAGTATCCATGA
- a CDS encoding uncharacterized protein (EggNog:ENOG503NVTG~TransMembrane:5 (i144-162o381-405i426-451o457-474i510-526o)) has product MAAEGSRSAVAPAPRRVSSSTPGAGASAPIDPILRNTLRYTVSAREYATLHKYIISRSRLLRRSAPTPGAVDKALSATPSSGSVDDKKRASGGDDYNARAVRHALRVFAATWVGMKGWEAISKRIGDKDSSVGGKKQPFYKAPALRLSLSLSTILLLYRFLFRFLSRLRAHLMDPQAEPFRRRNPRTAASLTSPYAPAVGASLAGLALGVYPSQQLRVSITIYMTFRALEFGWNMCEGEGLVWGIKNGKKRERPWWFGSWLLQPLAFGQLLHSCVFDRDCFPEAYGNFIFKKSTAYLHGRPQDWPINLGWPKAREIVDNLAQMARLNWPAYISPTMFPKKEVLPPSLKGVAPLSSQAHPLITSLSCATLHPSDPSCLRTYLTFWLSSFPPLARFFLVLYSALTIVPRFKSLYHFPATTIQRVLTRALRMSTFVTGAISTAWASICFFQAYLPRHVLATQRFFLGGFFAGLWAWVERRHGRGVFLYSARASVDSLWKVGVKRRWWKAMKGGDVWVFVLALMVTGVVYERDARALREREWRKGMSWVRGEGWKDWVAADESDADDEDGEGTKEN; this is encoded by the exons ATGGCTGCGGAAGGCTCCAGGTCGGCCgttgcgccggcgcctcggcgggtgtcatcgtcgacacccggcgccggcgcctccgcgCCCATCGACCCGATCCTACGAAACACGCTGCGCTACACCGTCTCCGCGCGCGAATACGCGACTCTGCACAAATACATTATTTCTCGGTCGCGTCTGCTAcggcgcagcgcgccgaCTCCTGGCGCTGTCGACAAGGCACTCTCCGCGACACCCTCGAGTGGCAGTGTTGACGACAAGAAGAGGGCCAGCGGTGGTGATGACTACAATGCTAGGGCAGTACGGCACGCGCTGCGTGTGTTTGCGGCCACGTGGGTTGGCATGAAAGGATGGGAAGCCATTTCGAAGAGAATAGGTGATAAAGA CTCTAGTGTCGGCGGGAAGAAGCAGCCGTTTTACAAAGCCCCCGCACTGCGATTATCACTCTCTTTATCGACAATCCTGCTGCTCTACCGGTTCCTATTCCGCTTCCTCTCGCGCTTGCGGGCACACCTAATGGACCCCCAAGCCGAGCCCTTTCGACGTCGCAACCCTCGCACCGCGGCTTCGTTGACGTCGCCATATGCACCTGCGGTTGGTGCGTCGCTTGCAGGTCTCGCGCTTGGGGTTTACccgtcgcagcagctgcgggTTTCCATCACCATCTACATGACGTTCCGCGCCCTTGAGTTTGGCTGGAACATGTGCGAGGGTGAAGGCCTGGTGTGGGGTATAAAGAACGGCAAGAAACGCGAGAGGCCTTGGTGGTTTGGGAGCTGGTTGTTGCAACCACTGGCTTTTGGACAGTTGCTCCACTCGTGCGTGTTCGATCGGGACTGTTTCCCAGAG GCGTATGGAAACTTCATCTTCAAGAAATCCACTGCCTACTTGCACGGCCGGCCCCAGGATTGGCCGATCAACCTCGGTTGGCCAAAGGCCCGGGAGATTGTCGACAACCTAGCCCAGATGGCCAGGCTTAACTGGCC TGCCTACATTTCTCCCACCATGTTTCCCAAGAAGGAGGTGCTTCCTCCTTCGCTCAAGGGAGTTGCGCCGCTTTCTTCCCAAGCGCATCCGCTCATCACATCGTTGTCCTGCGCAACGCTACATCCTTCTGACCCGTCGTGTCTCCGGACCTACCTCACCTTCTGGCTCAGTTCCTTCCCACCGCTGGCGCGGTTCTTCCTCGTTCTTTATTCCGCCCTCACCATTGTCCCGCGGTTCAAGAGCCTCTATCACTTCCCTGCCACTACGATCCAGCGTGTGCTTACCCGCGCCCTGCGCATGTCGACGTTCGTCACCGGCGCCATCTCTACAGCGTGGGCATCGATCTGCTTCTTTCAGGCGTACTTGCCCCGCCATGTCCTCGCGACCCAacgcttcttcctcggcggcttcttcgccggtCTGTGGGCATGGGTGGAGCGGAGACACGGGCGCGGCGTTTTCCTGTACAGCGCCAGGGCAAGTGTCGACAGCCTATGGAAGGTGGGCGTCAAGCGTCGCTGGTGGAAGGCCATGAAGGGGGGCGACGTCTGGGTCTTTGTGCTTGCGCTCATGGTCACCGGCGTTGTTTACGAGCGCGATGCGCGGGCGCTCCGTGAGAGAGAGTGGCGCAAGGGCATGAGCTGGGTCAGGGGCGAGGGCTGGAAGGActgggtcgccgccgatgagagcgatgctgatgacgaggacggcgaaggcACGAAGGAGAACTAG